The Acidobacteriota bacterium region GCCGTGACGGGTTGACCATTGGTATCCCATTGTAACGGCGAGATTTCGCGGGGTGTACTTCCCCGGAAGCGCTCCAAGCACACAATGGCCAGGGTCAATCCCTGGAATTCCTCTATGTAAATGCCAGCCAAAATTTCACCAGCCGTCACCTGCTTGACCTGGGCAGAGCGAACACCCAGTGTTTGAGTCAAATAATCAAGGCGATCCTGGGCAACCGATAAGGGCTGGCGTCCAGCAGAAGTGGGCTCACCTGTCCGGTAGACAACCGAAGCCATCGAGCCTGAGGTACCGCCGGTGATTTGATTCAAGCGGTGCACTTGATCTTGTTGGGCGGGGGTCAACGGGGAATCATTGATAGGTGGAATGCCCACGGATGGTTTCACTTGGGACTCGATGTTGGGTGAAGAAAGGATCGGAAAGGCTTTCGCATCGGGTGCGGCTGGTCCGGTTTGGTCAGCCACCGGAACTGGTGATGCCTGCAGCGAAACGAGTGCGGTTTGAACCCCAACCTGAACTCCGAGAACTGGCTGTGATGAGCCGGGTGCGTTCATCTGATTCACTTCGGATGACTCAGTTAGATCAAATAGAAAACTGCCTGCAACCGGTGTTTTCTTGATGGCTTCAGGGAGCGTTTGATGGGTAAACTTCGGCAGAATGGTGGTTTCCCTAAGGGTCCAGCTTGGTGTGGTCAACACCACCTTTTTGGATTTCGAGGCCGGAGCAATCCGCAAAACTGCCAGCAAATACTGACCTTCCCGACGAACCCAAAATGAAGTTGTCCCAAACTGGTTGGTTACCACACTCGCTGGGCGTTCCTGAAGAGACTGGTTGGTTAAGGCACGCAGCCGAGCTTTGGCTTCGTCGAGACTCACGGTTGGAAATTGTGATTCGGGGGCTTGTCCGGTCTGTGAGTTTGCCAAAAGTGGTGGATTGGCTGGACCATCAGGGTCCACAAACCGGCACCGATAGACCGTCAGCGTTTCACTTTCGGTATTATCTAATAGAATTGACAGTACTCGACCGTTTGCCAGCTTGATAGTCAGGTTGGTGACAATCCGGTCTCCGGCTGGATCATTGACTTTAAGGGGTTTGATCAGCAATAAGCGTGAGGACGGCTGAACATTTTTTACCGGTTGGGCTGATGTTTCCGGCAGTGGCTCAACCAGAAATCGGGCTGGGTTACCCACTAAAATTGCCTCGGGCAGGACTGGCAATTCAACCAGGCACACAAAATTAGGCCGGACCCGGAGATGATAGATCTTTCCATCCTGAATGGTTACTTCGTCGGTCGGCGCCTGAATCAGGGTCAGATTGGTCAGGGGAGATGACTCAGGTACCGACTGGTTCGCGGGCGGTGGCACTGCCTGTTGTCGGGTATTGGTTCGACCCGCCACGGTTTTTTTCGAATTTTTGGGTTTAGATTGAGCAGCGGCACGGTGTGATCCTGACAGAAAGAAAAAGCAACTAAGGATAAAAATTCCGAGCACCTGAATGTAACGCATAGGCTCTCCAGTCAAAAATTAAATTGCGGTTGAATGTGATTCTGTAGAGCAACTGGCGTTCCATTCAATTTTAAATTTCTTTTTAAATCTGGATTTGAGGTAGACAAGTCATAGGGAAGCCCGGTAAGCTACTTCCGATAATGAAGCTTATCAGAAGTATTTTTTGGTGAATCCGCACTGACTGCGATTCGCTATGGCTGTGAAAAACCGACTGGATTCGACTATGGCAAAACAAAAACCCAACCCAACCCTCTCGATCCCAGGGGAATTTGACCAGATAACGGACCTGACGGTGTCAACCCCGGCGGGAAAGGAATCGGCACTCATCCCGGTGAATGATTCGAAATCATTGATGCCGCTGGTCTTAGAGCGCCTGCGCGACTTTGTGAACAAATCGAATTCTGAAGCGACCCGCCGAGCCTACCGGGTCACTATGGAACAATTCCAGATTTTCCTTCGCAACCGGGGCAAAAATATTGTTCAGGCCACACCCGGTGATGTACTGGCCTTTCGAGATGGGCTGATCCAGGGTCCCAAACCCTTGAAACCGGCTTCGGTCACCTTGAGGCTGGCGGCATTGCGGAGCTTTTATAAGTATCTCCACCTGGCGGGTTTGGTGCCGATCAATCCGGCTGATACCCGGCTGGTAACGCCGCCACCGCCGCCCGAGATGGCCACCACCAATGCTTTGTCCCCCAAAGAAGTCCGCATGTTGCTCGGTAGCCCCGACCGCAAGGAGGTAACCGGTGCCCGTGATTATGTGGTGTTACTCCTGCTGGCGAGGCTGGCGTTGCGGGCCGCTGAGGTGTGCAGCCTTCGGAACCAGGATGTGATGCGGGTCTCTGCCCGTGATATTCGAGGGCGCTCAATCAACTGGGTTATCCGCGTCCGGGTAAAAGGAGGGCGAGAACGAAAACTCCCACTTCCAGATGATGTGAAATCTGCGATTGAAGAGTATTTAAAGCTGGACGATGAAATGCGACGATTGACCAAGGGGCTCAATCCGGACGCCGCGTTGATCCAGCGGACCGGGATGGGACGAACACTTGGAGGAAAGGCGCTGACCACTCGCGCACTTTGGAATATTGTCAATAAGTATGCCGAATATGTGGGGCTCGATCAGGTTCATCCACATTCATTTCGCCATACAGCCATCACCCGGGCACTGGATATGGGATTGAGTTACCGTGATGTTCAGATGATGACTGGACATAAGACCCTGCTCACGGTTCAACGCTATGATGCCCACCGGGAAGATATGTCGCGAAATGCCATCAATGAATTGAATTATGAGGATGAATAAAGATTAAATTCAATTCGGATTTAATTTGATGGGCTGTCTCCCTGGGGCGTGGATTCAGGTTTTCGGGTGGCCGGGTCTGGAGTATGATGAGAGCTTGTTTGATCGTTTGCTTATTTGGGGAAGTCCACTCCTTTGCCGCCAGCCCCTCATTTTGATTTTGGTTGTGTCGGCAAGGTACACGTTCCCCAATCTCCATCCGTCATTTGAACCGATCTTCAACCACTGGTCCGTCAACCAGGCCGTCCTTATCCGAAGGGTTTTGAGCAAAGGGAATTTATGGGAGATCTGAAAGAACCACCACCGGGGCACGGGGAAAACATATCATTGGGCAGTTCAACAGTAATTGACTCTTACCATTTGGAAAGCAGCACCCTCCCAACCCAGCACCAGTTGAACCAGTCCAGCACCGGCATTCGCACCACGGATTTAATTGGGCAGATGTTGGGAGACAAATACCGGATCCATCGGCTTCTCGGGCAGGGAGGGGCTGGGGCTGTCTATCACGCCACCCAACTTGACCTGGACCGTCCGGTGGCCATCAAGGTGTTACGGCCAGATGTTGTGTGTGATGTGGTGGCGATTGAGCGATTTCGCCGTGAAGCACGGGCGGCGGCCAAACTCCATCATCCCAACGTGGTTGCGGTCTATGATTTCGGCATGCTTCCGGAAATCTGTGCCTTTATCGCCATGGAATACCTGATCGGTCGTACCCTGCGGGAAGAAATTCGGAGATTTCCGACCGGGCTTCCGGTGGAAAAAGCGATTGGTATCTTTGATCAGATTTGTTTTGGTGTTCAGGCTGCCCACGATTTGAGCATCATTCATCGGGATTTGAAACCACAAAACATTTTTCTCGAAGAATTTACCAACGGACAGGTTTTGGCCAAGGTGCTTGATTTCGGGATTGCCAAAATGCTGGAAAGTTCAAATGAGGAACAGCTGATTGATCTGACGGGATCAATGCTGCTGGGGACGCCACATTATTGCTCGCCTGAACAATGTCTGGGTGAACCGCTCGATCACCGGTCAGATCTTTACAGCCTGGGGATTATGCTGTTTCAAATGCTGACGGGTCACCTTCCATTTGATGGAAACAGTTCAGGCGCTATCTTGATCCAGCATGTCAACGGACATCCCAAAACGCTGCGTGAATTCCGCCCATCGCTTCCACTGGCCCTGGAACGAGTTGTGTTGCGGGCATTGGAAAAAAATCGGAGTGACCGGCCAGCCTCAGCCCGTGATTTCGCGATCATGGTCAAATCGGCATTACAGGATGAATCCAGGTTTTTAACCACATCCATCAATTTAAAAGCTGAGACGACTGAAAAAACCGAAACCGTTCCACTTCCTGTCCGAATCCCCGAGGTTGACCCTCCAACTCTGGTTCAATCAACCATCGTCTGTCAGTCGGATGCAACTCCAATTTCTTCGGGTGAATTGCGTGAAAAGCTCAACCTGTCCTCACCCTCAAACCCAAGGCTCAATTCCACCTTTCCGATTGATATTGGCTTTGCCAAACGCCGGCTGGCGGTTCTGCCACTCCGCAATTTGGCCCGGATGGCCGATATTGAGTTCTTAAGTTTTTCACTGGCTGATGCGGTGATTTCACAACTGGCCTATGTCAAATCCTTGATTGTACGGCCTTCGAGCGCCATTGAACGCTTTCGCGATCAGGTGGAAGTCGAACAAGTCGCCCGAGCCCTGGATGTGGATACCGTTTTGACCGGAAACTTCTTAAAGGCTGGCGACACCTTTCGCGTCAGCGTGCAACTGGTTGATATTCCACTCAACGAGATTATCTGGCGGGAACAGTTTGATTTGCCGTTTGGCGATATTCTGGTTTTGCAGGATCGAATCGCTGAAAAAATCGTCGAAGGACTGAAACTGACGATTTCTTCGGCTGAGTTGGAACTTATCCACCGGGATGTGGCCAGGAATGCGGTGGCGTACGAGTTATTTTTGAAAGCCAAAAACTATAGCCACGATATGCATCAGAATCAGACTGCACTCGACCTGCTGAAGAGTTCGCTTGAAGCCGATCCGAATTATGCCCCGGCCTGGGCCGAACTGGCGATGCGCCACCTTCACATTGCATTGAAGGGATTAGGCGGGATTTCGCACGTGGTCGAAGCCCGAAAAGCGGCCAATCGGGCGCTTGAAATCAACCCCGACCTCCCCGAGGCGCTTTCTGCTTTGATGGGGGTCAGCGCGGAAATGGGTGATGTCTCGGAAGCCGTCCGAATTTGCTACCGATTGTTGGAAATTGCCCCGAATAATGAATTGACTTATCTGGGGTTGGGGCATGCCTATGAGTATTCTGGTCTTCTGGACCAGGCATTGCGGGCTTATACCCGGTCCATGCAAATCAACCCCAAATTAAGTGCTCCCTACACCCAGATTGCCGCCGTTTTGAGCCAGCGTGGACGATATGATCTGGCCTATGAATTTCTGACCACCCGTGATTGCAAGGAAGTCATGTGTGAGGTCAAAGCCTATTTACTTGGAATCCTGGCGATGCGCAAGGGGGAAAAGGATGAAGCCGTGCGCCAGTTTAAATCGGCTGAACAATGGAGTCCTCGCAGCCTCTGGGGGCGACTCAGTCTGGCCATGCACCTCAACCTGGATGGTGATCTTGCCGGCAGTCTTACCATTTTGGAGCAAATCCGGACCACGGTGACGAGTGGTGATAGTTGCTTCTACCTGGCACATCATTACACCACGCTCAACCAGCCTGAGATTGTGCTTGATTTGCTTGAGAAAGCGATTGATCGTGGATACTGCAATGTCGAAGGGTATGAACACGATCCAGCATTTACCGACCTTCATGCCCATCCACGGTTTACCGCATTGGTGAGCCGGGCCCGTGACCTCCAAAGCCAGTTTATGTCTTGTATGAATGAGCTTCAACGCAAAGAGGTGACCAGGTGACAGAAATAACCGGATGACAAGGGACGGGGTGACAAGGGGACAAGGGTGACAAGGGGACAGGGTGACAGAAATGACAAGGTGACAAGGCTGTCCAAAATTGATTGTTCCAGAGCCAAATCCATCTGGGAACGAACTGATCATTTCTTTTTCTATCTGCTAACTATTCACAATAAAAAAGATACCAGATAATCACCTTGTCCCCCTGTCCCCCCTCCCTTGTCCCCCTGTCCCCCTGTCACTTGTCCCCTGTCATCTGATCGGCTTGCCATTCGTCGTCCAGTCCAATAAAGTCAGCAACACACATCCTTTATTCAATCAATCCAATCAGTTCAAACTCCTTACACACCCAAAACAATGTGGTTGTGGCCAGTTCATTTTATGAGGCTTATTTCCTTTTTTTTAGTTGTTCTTTTCATTGGAACCCAAACCCTTCTGGGGACGGAAAAACCTGCGGACACCGTATTTCTCAACGGGAATGTTTATACCGTGTCTGATGCTCATCCACGGGCAGAGGCGATGGCCATTCGAAATGGCAAACTGATGTTTGTTGGTTCAACCAAAGAAGCGCGACGCCATATCGGGAAAGCGACCAAAGTGGTTGATTTGCAAGGGAAAACCGTGGTGCCAGGATTCACGGATGCCCACTGTCACCTGGCTGGAATTGGGCAACGTGAATTGCAGCTCAATCTTGAGGGAACAACCAGTCTCGACGACTTGCTTACCAAAATCAAGCAGCGGGTGGATCAAGCCAAACCTGGAGAATGGATCATCGGGCGCGGGTGGATCGAAACCTTTTGGACGCCGCCAGTTTTTCCGACCTGCCTGGATTTGGACCGGGTTTCACCCAAAAACCCGGTGTTTTTGCAGCGTGCCGACGGACACGGAGCTGTCGTCAACAGCCTGGTTTTAAAAATGGCGGGCATTTCCAAAGAAACTCCAAACCCGGCTGGCGGCGAAATAATGCGCGATCCGAAAACTGGCGAAGCCAACGGGATGTTGCTTGATAAAGCGAATTTTCTGGTCGTGCCCTACTTACCCCATCCGACAGCGGAAGATTCCACAAAAGCTCTGTTGCTTGGAATTGAACGAAGTCTGTCACTCGGATGGTGCCAAATCCAGATTGCCGGGAACTCGCGGGCTGAAATTGATTTGCTCAACAGGTTGTACCAGGACGGAAAGGTCAAACTTCGCATCTATAACGCCATTGCTGGACCTGGACCGGAAGCCGAAGAACTGATCAAAGCCGGGCCGAAAATTGGCGAATACGGCAATCGCTTCACCTTGCGGGGAATCAAGCTGGTACTTGATGGGGCGCTCGGATCAAAAGGAGCGGCGTTGCTTGAGCCCTATGCCGACTACAACACGACTGGACTCTTAATTTTAGAAGAAAAAGACGTGATGCCGCTGTTGAAAGAAGCACTTCGACAAGGCATCCAGATCGAAACGCATGCCATTGGTGACCGGGCCAATCGAACCATCCTGGACTGGTATGAAAAAGCGTTTCAGGCCGTGCCACCGAAGGAACGAAAAATCCGTGACCCCCGGTGGCGGGTCGAACATGCGCAAATTCTCAATCTGGCTGATCTTCCACGGTTTCAAAAGCTCGGTGTCATTCCATCAATGCAACCGTCCCACGCCATCGGAGACCTTCATTTTGCGCCAAGCCGAATTGGAATCAAGCGACTGGCGGGCGCCTATGCCTGGAAAAGCTTGCTCAAAACGGGTGTTGTGATTGCCGGAGGTTCCGACGCGCCGGTTGAACGAGGCGAACCGATGATTGAATTTTATGCCGCCGTCGCCCGAAAAGACCAAAAAGGATTTTCAGGTGAGGGCTGGCATCCGGAGGAAGCCGTCACTCGCGAAGAAGCCCTCAAAATGTTGACCCTTTGGCCGGCCTATGCCGCCTTTGAAGAAAAACTCAAAGGCTCGCTTGAACCAGGGAAACTCGCTGATTTTGTGGTGCTTTCCGCCGACATTATGAAAATCCCGGACCCTGAAATCCTCAAAACACAGTGCCTGATGACGGTGGTGGGTGGTGAAGTGGTATTTGAGAACAAAGCCAAATAGCGAAATAGCGAAGGAGTGATATTCCGTGTATTCCGTGGTTTCTCATTCTGAAAATCAAAAGACCAAAAGCGAAGGAGCATTGCTGTGAAAGTTCGGTCAGGTGGTGGATGGGCCGCAATCGGCTATACCCTGGAAAAGTCGTTTCGTGCGTTTGGTGGACCTCGCCAGTTCTGGCAACGCATGCTTTCACGCAATAGCTGCAAAACCTGCGCGGTCGGAATGGGCGGCCAGGCGGGTGGCATGCGCAATGAATCGGGACATTTTCCAGAATTTTGCAAAAAGTCGGTTCAGGCCATGGCTCACGATATGCAGCCACCGATTGATGTGAATTTCTTTCTGTCACATCCGGTTGACGAACTCGCCAGGTACAGCCCACGGCAACTTGAAAATTTGGGTCGGCTGGCGTACCCGGTGATTCGGGAAACCGGGAAAAAAAATTACAAGCGGATTGAATGGAATGAAGCTCTGGACCGGATTGCCGCCGCCATGAAGGCCACCACCCCGGATCGGACTTTTTTCTATTCCTCTGGACGGAGCAGCAATGAAGCCGCTTTCCTATTGCAATGGCTGGCAAGGGTTTACGGCACCAACAACGTCAATAATTGTTCTTTTTATTGTCATCAGGCGAGTGGCGTCGGTTTGGTGGACGCGGTTGGTTCGGGAACGGCAACCGTGACGCTTGAAGACGTGGAACAGTGCGATTTCGTGATGTTGCTCGGGGCCAACCCAGCCAGCAACCATCCGCGACTGATCACCCAGTTGTCAGATATGCGAAAGCGGGGTGGAAAAGTGGTGGTGGTCAACCCGCTCCTCGAAACCGGACTGGTCCGGTTTAACATTCCTTCCCAGCCGTTTTCTTTGCTGTTTGGGTCAAAAATCAGCGATCTGTACGTGATGCCGCGCATTGGCGGCGATATTGCTTTTTTAAAGGCTGTTTTAAAGATCGTCATTGCCGAAAAAGCTACTGATGACACTTTTATTCAAAAATACACCACCGGGTTTCAAGCCGTTCGCGAAGAACTTGACCGTGAATCGCTCGAAGGACTGGCCGCCAACGCCGGTGTCAGCCTGGATCAAATCAAGCAGGTCGCCAAACTGTACATGGCTTCGAAAAACGCCATTTTTATGTGGGCCATGGGGATTACCCATCATGAACATGGGGTGGACAATGTGCTGGCCATTTCAAATCTGGCGCTGGCTCGTGGAATGATTGCACGTCCCAACGCCGGATTGATGCCGATTCGGGGACATTCAAATGTCCAGGGGATTGGCTCGGTCGGGTTTGCTCCGCAGTTAAAGGCTGGGTTTTTGAAAAAGATGGAAGAGCTGTATGGACTTCCCATGCCTCAAGGGCCAGGGATGGATTCGATGCAGTCGCTGCAGGCTTCATACCATGGCAAGGTTGATTTTGCCTTGTTGATGGGTGGAAATTTTTATGCGGCAAACCCCGATCTGACTTTTGCCCGTGAAGCGCTAAGTCGTATTAAGCTGGCGGTTCACGTCAGCACCAAGCTCAACCAGGGGCATGTCTGTGTGTCACCTCAAGTTCCAGGCGGAGCGGTGATCATTTTGCCCACCTGTGTCCGCGATGAAGAATTACAACCCACCACTCAGGAAAGCATGTTCAGCTTTGTGCGGCTTTCGGAGGGTGGCATGCCCCAACCTTCACGAGAATTGAAATCGGAAGTTGAGATTGTGACCTCAATTGGGGCCAGGCTTCTTCCAAAAGATGGCCCAATTAATTTTGAAACGTTGAAAAATCACGATCATATTCGGACTCTGATTGGCAAAGTGGTCCCTGGGTATGCAAAAGTGAGCGACATTAGGACAACAAAGGCTGAATTTCACGTTGAGGGCCGGGTGCGCCACGAACCAGTGTTTCCGACCTCGGATGGCAAAGCCCATTTTACGACCTTCCCAACCCCAGGTGCTGAATTACCTGCCGGGTGGCTTCGCTTGATGACTATTCGGTCTGAGGGCCAGTTCAACACGGTGGTGTATGAAGAACATGATCGCTATCGAAACCAGCCAACCCGCGATGTGATTTTGCTCAACCCACAAGACATGCGCGATTTGGGAATCCAGGAAGGGGATCGGGTGACAATTCGGTCTGAAATTGGAGAAATGGCTGACATTCGAGCGGTTGCCTTTGAGATCAGCCGAGGATCCGCCGCCATGTATTACCCCGAATCCAATGTGTTGGTGAAAACTCAGGTGGACTCAAAAAGCGGAACGCCAGCCTACAAAAACACGCTGGTCACTGTGACCAAAGCCTAGTATTGTGTGGCGGATACGCACTCCCAGTTGAAATTCCCCAACCAGTTCCTGGCGCTCGATTTTTGCAAATAATTCAATTTCAAATAGTTACCAAAACCAAAGAGCTTTCCTCAAGCTCGGTCAACTCAATGAGTGACCACCCTTTCGCACGTTAGATTGTTCTAACGTGCAATCAAGGCCACCAGTTGGAGAGCGGTTGATGGTCAGAACCCGAATCCGCCAGCACTCTGTGGTCCTGGCTGACCGACAACTGCACGCTCCGATTGAAGAAAGAAGTAGGAAATGGAATGTTGAGAACAGTTTTTCTTTACACCGTTGTATTCACAGGTCTGCTGGCAATCTTAGTGCCAGGCAGGTCAGTCCTTTCATCTCTGCTATCGGCTCAACCAGTCGTGGCAAGCACTGCTTTGGCAGCCCCTCACCCTGGGCTGAAAACCCCGGCGCCACGCCAGGATCCAGATGAAGAATATGAGCAGCTCCCAGTATTTACGGTCACCAGTGCCAATGATCGTGGTGCTGGAACACTCCGTGAAGCCTTTGCCAAAATCCAGGAAGATGGAGTGAGCCGCCGCATCGTGTTTCATCTGGAACCATCTGATCCAAACTATGACCCTCAAACTGGTGTTTGGCGGGTCAAAGCCAAAATCCCCTTTGTGTTGACCAAAGACATGATTTTTATTGATGGGCTTTCACAAACGGAATATGGGGGTGATACCAATTCAAGTGGACCTGAGGTGGTGATTGATGGCTCGGACGTAAAACCCCAAATTGTGGATGTGGGTGAAACCAGTGTGTATGTGACGTCGCTGTTTTTGGTTTTTGGTGGGAGTAAAAATTGGATTCGCGGGCTTGATATTGTCATTCCACGAAATCTGGATTTCTTCAGTGGAGCAATCAGCGCCATCATTCTCTCGAAATCTTCCCCAACCGCGCCACCGATTACCAAAAATCGGATTACCGACTGCTTTATTGGGATCAATCCAGATGGAGAGACCATTCCAGTGGGCACCTGGAACGGCATTATTGTGGAGGCTGGCGTTCAAGAAACCCTGATTGAAAACAATGTGATTGTCAGTCCAGGAATTGATATTTCAATCACTGGTCAAGGGGAAGAAGAGCTTGAATCCTTGCGAACCGTCAAGACCACAATTCGAAATAATCGAATTGGCACGAATTCAAGCGGCACCAAGCGACTAACTCCGTTTGTTCGCGGACCGGTGAATTCGGCGCTTCCCCCGCCAACCATATATATAAAGGATCGGGCCAGTGAAAATTTGATTGAGCGCAATATTATTTCCGGGACCCGGTCAGGAGGTGTTGGACCCATCAATCAGTTTGTGAACACCACCTCGCTTTTTAATACCATTCGGGAAAATCGAATTGGGATTGGACCAAACGGCGAAAATATTGCCCCCAGTCGTGGCGAGGACCGTGGTGCCTATGCGATTGGAATCTTTGCCATTCCGGGCGATTTTGTTTCCAAGAACGTCATCGGCTTTTTCCCATTTGTCGGAATCTATGTCCGCAACCATAAGGGACTCGATGCCACCCAGCAGACTCGCATTCTGGAAAACCAGATCATCAACATCCCGGTTGGTATGCAGGTGGCGCAAGTTGACAACGTTCAAATATCAAAAAACACCTTTACCCGTTGTAGTCGAGGCGGTATCGCGGTTTGTGCCAAGGTTTTTACGGCGGCTGATGTCTTTGACATTCCGCCGATTAATCCGTTTGGGCTCGTGACCACCCGAGTCAATATCACCCAGAACAACTTCGTTCGGGTCCAGGGGCCGGGTATCGGGTTTATGGTTTCACCGGTTGATTTGTTTATTGGGAATTATTCGCCCAACTTGTTGACTGGACCAGCACTGGGGCCGAATTCCTACCAACCCTCTCCCCATATTGAATCAGCGACTTTGCGCACCGATGGGTCAATCGAAGTCAAAGGCCGGGTGACGGTTGCCGCGGATGGGACAATTGAGGTTTTTGCTTCAGGGCGGGATGAACTTCCTGACGCACCGCCCCTGGATGGCAAAGCATACGGAGTTGGAACGTTCCTCCAATCCATTCCCATCAAGCGAACTGATCGTGGCATGTTCACCATGATCATTCCTGCATCACGGGCTGCCAACGTCTATGCCTTGACGGCCACATTTACCGCGAATCTGGAAACGTCTGAATTTTCGCGCACCATCAACATTGCCGGTGCCCCTCCGCGACCAGATACTGAAGAACCAGTGGTTGAGGTGAGTTCACCCACACAGGAACAGACGATTCAATCCAGGCGCAATGCCACCATTGAGGTTGAGTGGTTTTCAACCGACAACAAAACAATTGCCAGCCACACCATCAAACTCTCTGGAATCCGCAACGAAGTTCCCTTTAATCAAACAGTGGCCACCGGCTTGCCTGGAAACATTTCCACCTTTTCAATTGAAGTCGTTCGGGATGACGTGTTTAACAATGGGCTGGTCACGGTGGAGGCGATTGACCCGTCGGGGAACATCGGGCGTGGTGAATCGGGGATCTTTTCAGTTGTGTTGCCACCTCCACCCGAAACCGAAAAACCGGAGGTCAGCATTTTGGCACCGACTGGAGGCACTGAATATGAATCAAAACTCGGCGCCGAAGCTTTGATTGTTTGGGTCTCAACCGACAATGTGGATGTGGTCGAGCATCAAGTGACTTTAAATCGAGATGGCCGACTGGAATCCCTGGCCTCAGGATTACCTGGTGCGGCACAAAGTTTTATCTGGAATATCCCGCTCAATACTTCAATTGCCAAAGCCACTGTGACCATTCAGGCTGAAGATGAAGCTGGAAATGTGGGCGAAGCCACCTCGGGAGAATTTTCGGTGGTGCCGCCAAAAGTGGTTGATACTGAAAAACCAGTTGTTTCGCAAATCACCCTTTCCAAGAAAAAAGTGGTTCGCTCAAAGGATGCAAGTATCGAAATCAACTGGACTTCACGGGACAACGT contains the following coding sequences:
- a CDS encoding tyrosine-type recombinase/integrase, with the translated sequence MAKQKPNPTLSIPGEFDQITDLTVSTPAGKESALIPVNDSKSLMPLVLERLRDFVNKSNSEATRRAYRVTMEQFQIFLRNRGKNIVQATPGDVLAFRDGLIQGPKPLKPASVTLRLAALRSFYKYLHLAGLVPINPADTRLVTPPPPPEMATTNALSPKEVRMLLGSPDRKEVTGARDYVVLLLLARLALRAAEVCSLRNQDVMRVSARDIRGRSINWVIRVRVKGGRERKLPLPDDVKSAIEEYLKLDDEMRRLTKGLNPDAALIQRTGMGRTLGGKALTTRALWNIVNKYAEYVGLDQVHPHSFRHTAITRALDMGLSYRDVQMMTGHKTLLTVQRYDAHREDMSRNAINELNYEDE
- a CDS encoding protein kinase, with translation MESSTLPTQHQLNQSSTGIRTTDLIGQMLGDKYRIHRLLGQGGAGAVYHATQLDLDRPVAIKVLRPDVVCDVVAIERFRREARAAAKLHHPNVVAVYDFGMLPEICAFIAMEYLIGRTLREEIRRFPTGLPVEKAIGIFDQICFGVQAAHDLSIIHRDLKPQNIFLEEFTNGQVLAKVLDFGIAKMLESSNEEQLIDLTGSMLLGTPHYCSPEQCLGEPLDHRSDLYSLGIMLFQMLTGHLPFDGNSSGAILIQHVNGHPKTLREFRPSLPLALERVVLRALEKNRSDRPASARDFAIMVKSALQDESRFLTTSINLKAETTEKTETVPLPVRIPEVDPPTLVQSTIVCQSDATPISSGELREKLNLSSPSNPRLNSTFPIDIGFAKRRLAVLPLRNLARMADIEFLSFSLADAVISQLAYVKSLIVRPSSAIERFRDQVEVEQVARALDVDTVLTGNFLKAGDTFRVSVQLVDIPLNEIIWREQFDLPFGDILVLQDRIAEKIVEGLKLTISSAELELIHRDVARNAVAYELFLKAKNYSHDMHQNQTALDLLKSSLEADPNYAPAWAELAMRHLHIALKGLGGISHVVEARKAANRALEINPDLPEALSALMGVSAEMGDVSEAVRICYRLLEIAPNNELTYLGLGHAYEYSGLLDQALRAYTRSMQINPKLSAPYTQIAAVLSQRGRYDLAYEFLTTRDCKEVMCEVKAYLLGILAMRKGEKDEAVRQFKSAEQWSPRSLWGRLSLAMHLNLDGDLAGSLTILEQIRTTVTSGDSCFYLAHHYTTLNQPEIVLDLLEKAIDRGYCNVEGYEHDPAFTDLHAHPRFTALVSRARDLQSQFMSCMNELQRKEVTR
- a CDS encoding amidohydrolase, whose protein sequence is MWLWPVHFMRLISFFLVVLFIGTQTLLGTEKPADTVFLNGNVYTVSDAHPRAEAMAIRNGKLMFVGSTKEARRHIGKATKVVDLQGKTVVPGFTDAHCHLAGIGQRELQLNLEGTTSLDDLLTKIKQRVDQAKPGEWIIGRGWIETFWTPPVFPTCLDLDRVSPKNPVFLQRADGHGAVVNSLVLKMAGISKETPNPAGGEIMRDPKTGEANGMLLDKANFLVVPYLPHPTAEDSTKALLLGIERSLSLGWCQIQIAGNSRAEIDLLNRLYQDGKVKLRIYNAIAGPGPEAEELIKAGPKIGEYGNRFTLRGIKLVLDGALGSKGAALLEPYADYNTTGLLILEEKDVMPLLKEALRQGIQIETHAIGDRANRTILDWYEKAFQAVPPKERKIRDPRWRVEHAQILNLADLPRFQKLGVIPSMQPSHAIGDLHFAPSRIGIKRLAGAYAWKSLLKTGVVIAGGSDAPVERGEPMIEFYAAVARKDQKGFSGEGWHPEEAVTREEALKMLTLWPAYAAFEEKLKGSLEPGKLADFVVLSADIMKIPDPEILKTQCLMTVVGGEVVFENKAK
- a CDS encoding FdhF/YdeP family oxidoreductase encodes the protein MKVRSGGGWAAIGYTLEKSFRAFGGPRQFWQRMLSRNSCKTCAVGMGGQAGGMRNESGHFPEFCKKSVQAMAHDMQPPIDVNFFLSHPVDELARYSPRQLENLGRLAYPVIRETGKKNYKRIEWNEALDRIAAAMKATTPDRTFFYSSGRSSNEAAFLLQWLARVYGTNNVNNCSFYCHQASGVGLVDAVGSGTATVTLEDVEQCDFVMLLGANPASNHPRLITQLSDMRKRGGKVVVVNPLLETGLVRFNIPSQPFSLLFGSKISDLYVMPRIGGDIAFLKAVLKIVIAEKATDDTFIQKYTTGFQAVREELDRESLEGLAANAGVSLDQIKQVAKLYMASKNAIFMWAMGITHHEHGVDNVLAISNLALARGMIARPNAGLMPIRGHSNVQGIGSVGFAPQLKAGFLKKMEELYGLPMPQGPGMDSMQSLQASYHGKVDFALLMGGNFYAANPDLTFAREALSRIKLAVHVSTKLNQGHVCVSPQVPGGAVIILPTCVRDEELQPTTQESMFSFVRLSEGGMPQPSRELKSEVEIVTSIGARLLPKDGPINFETLKNHDHIRTLIGKVVPGYAKVSDIRTTKAEFHVEGRVRHEPVFPTSDGKAHFTTFPTPGAELPAGWLRLMTIRSEGQFNTVVYEEHDRYRNQPTRDVILLNPQDMRDLGIQEGDRVTIRSEIGEMADIRAVAFEISRGSAAMYYPESNVLVKTQVDSKSGTPAYKNTLVTVTKA